A window of Christiangramia forsetii KT0803 contains these coding sequences:
- a CDS encoding TonB-dependent receptor, protein MKLKVFSIFFFFSLLMNAQYSLSGKVTSSETGEPVPNAEIWNKSTGNLEVANNEGEFEISNLKEGSYIFAVFSYEFEIIETEITINKNTTTNFQLSPLAESLSEVLIINRKEQLFALRKLREVEGTAIYAGKKSEVVLLDKVSGNLAANNARQIYSQVVGLNIYDNGDAGLQLNIGGRGLDPNRTQNFNTRQNGYDISADVLGYPESYYTPPPEALREIQVIRGAASLQYGTQFGGLINFKFKEPVPDKKIELVSRQSVGSYDMFTTFNSLSGTVGKFSYYTYYNYKGGKGFRPNSEYDSHNAFAHLGWKFNDRTNISVEYTYLDYLAQQPGGLTDSQFYENPDFSNRERNWFDVNWNLFALKLKHELTDKTDLSLNVFGLNASRKALGFRQNRVALTDDLEEPRELLVDDFSNWGAEARMLTRYNLFNEESVLLLGSKYYQAFNEQQQGPGSTSFEPDFNFASEYFPNYERQSQFEFPNKNLAFFGENIFKLTNNFSITPGFRFEYINTESDGFYKNIINDNAQNTLLNETVEDDRKFERSFILLGVGSSYNLNASNELYANLSQNYRSVTFNDIRVVNPSFQVDPNINDEEGFTSDIGIRGRLKDFLSYDASIFALRYNDRIGETLKPEERVNASGQLEETGRLVRFRGNIGDAFIYGLETFADWNLRNSFFSSAEDYKLNVFVNAAFTKSEYISSEEVNVEGNEVEFIPAVNLKTGLNFGYKNFLTGLQYTYLGRQYTDATNAPQVKTENNRGIEGAVPAYGILDFSASYSLGKFKLEAGVNNLLDNSYFTRRATGYPGPGIIPAQPITWYTTLQVKL, encoded by the coding sequence ATGAAATTAAAGGTCTTTAGTATATTTTTCTTTTTTAGTTTGTTAATGAATGCGCAGTATTCACTGAGCGGGAAAGTGACTTCTTCAGAAACGGGGGAACCTGTTCCCAATGCAGAAATTTGGAATAAAAGCACCGGTAATCTTGAAGTTGCAAATAATGAGGGTGAATTCGAGATCTCGAATCTAAAAGAGGGGAGCTATATTTTTGCTGTGTTTAGTTATGAGTTTGAAATTATTGAAACGGAAATAACGATTAATAAAAATACAACTACTAACTTCCAATTGTCTCCGCTGGCTGAAAGTTTAAGTGAAGTATTGATTATAAATAGGAAAGAGCAGCTCTTTGCGCTTCGAAAACTTAGAGAAGTAGAAGGCACCGCTATCTATGCCGGAAAGAAAAGTGAAGTGGTTTTACTGGATAAGGTTTCGGGTAACCTGGCAGCCAATAATGCAAGACAGATTTACAGCCAGGTTGTGGGATTGAATATTTATGACAATGGGGATGCAGGTTTACAGCTAAATATTGGAGGTCGTGGGTTAGATCCTAACAGAACTCAGAATTTTAATACACGACAGAATGGTTACGATATTTCGGCAGATGTTTTAGGATATCCTGAAAGTTATTATACTCCACCACCCGAAGCACTCAGGGAAATTCAGGTGATAAGGGGAGCTGCTTCTTTGCAGTATGGAACCCAGTTTGGAGGACTTATCAATTTTAAGTTTAAAGAGCCGGTACCGGATAAAAAGATCGAATTGGTTTCTAGACAGTCTGTAGGATCTTATGATATGTTTACCACTTTTAATAGTCTTAGCGGAACTGTTGGAAAATTTAGTTACTACACGTATTATAATTATAAAGGAGGAAAAGGCTTTCGTCCAAATTCAGAATATGATTCCCATAATGCTTTTGCACATTTAGGATGGAAATTCAATGATAGAACGAATATAAGTGTTGAGTATACCTATCTGGATTATCTGGCACAACAGCCGGGAGGTCTAACTGATAGTCAGTTTTATGAAAATCCTGATTTTAGCAATCGTGAGCGGAACTGGTTTGATGTGAACTGGAACCTTTTCGCATTAAAACTGAAACATGAACTCACTGATAAAACAGATTTGAGTTTAAATGTTTTCGGCTTAAATGCAAGCAGAAAAGCCTTAGGTTTTAGACAGAACAGAGTGGCTTTGACCGATGATCTGGAAGAACCAAGGGAATTACTGGTAGATGATTTCTCTAATTGGGGAGCTGAAGCAAGAATGCTTACCCGATATAATTTATTTAATGAAGAGTCGGTATTATTATTAGGTAGCAAATATTACCAGGCTTTTAATGAGCAACAGCAGGGACCGGGAAGCACTTCTTTTGAACCCGATTTTAATTTTGCTTCGGAATATTTTCCGAATTATGAAAGACAGTCTCAATTCGAATTTCCCAATAAGAACCTGGCGTTTTTTGGAGAGAATATCTTTAAGCTCACGAACAATTTTTCGATAACTCCCGGTTTTAGGTTTGAATATATCAATACAGAATCAGACGGATTTTATAAGAATATTATAAATGATAATGCTCAAAATACGTTGTTAAATGAAACGGTGGAAGATGACCGTAAATTTGAAAGAAGTTTTATTCTTCTAGGAGTGGGAAGTAGTTATAACTTAAATGCATCTAACGAACTTTATGCTAATCTCTCTCAGAATTATCGATCTGTAACTTTTAATGATATCAGGGTGGTAAACCCAAGTTTTCAGGTAGATCCTAATATTAACGATGAAGAAGGCTTTACTTCAGATATAGGAATTAGAGGTCGTTTAAAGGATTTTCTATCGTATGATGCCAGTATTTTCGCATTAAGATATAATGACCGGATTGGTGAGACCTTAAAGCCTGAAGAGCGTGTAAATGCATCTGGGCAGCTTGAAGAAACGGGTAGATTGGTTAGATTTAGAGGGAATATTGGAGATGCTTTTATATATGGTTTGGAAACTTTTGCTGATTGGAATCTAAGAAATTCATTCTTTAGTTCAGCCGAAGACTATAAATTGAATGTATTTGTAAATGCAGCTTTTACCAAATCTGAATATATATCATCTGAAGAGGTTAATGTAGAAGGAAATGAAGTAGAGTTTATCCCGGCAGTGAACTTAAAAACAGGCCTTAATTTTGGGTATAAAAACTTTCTTACTGGATTGCAATATACTTACCTGGGGAGACAGTATACAGATGCTACCAATGCCCCTCAGGTAAAAACTGAAAACAATCGAGGGATTGAAGGAGCGGTTCCTGCGTATGGAATCTTAGACTTTTCAGCCTCTTATAGTCTGGGGAAATTCAAGTTAGAAGCGGGGGTAAATAATCTTTTAGATAATTCTTACTTTACCAGGAGAGCCACAGGGTATCCGGGGCCTGGAATTATTCCTGCGCAACCAATTACCTGGTATACAACGTTGCAGGTAAAACTTTAG
- a CDS encoding HTTM domain-containing protein — translation MNFSISKYLNSYTEAAPLAVFRIGFGIMMFASIVRFWLNGWIEKLYITPKFHFSYYGFEWVKPLGDFTYLLFIICGLAALFAAIGYKYRIAIITFFLSFTYIELMDKTTYLNHYYFISILSFLLIFLPANAYFSLDAWKNPKISFQKIPRWCIDSIKLLLTIVYFYAGLAKFNSDWLFKAMPLKIWLPSKYDLPLLGDLMQQEWIAYVFSWSGMLYDLFIPFLLLYSRTRLMAFLAVIIFHVMTRVLFPIGMFPYIMIVSALIFFSPKVHHQILNKISSWFKIKKTTFDNTRLFFNKPQKRKLLTSVVATFFIIQLLLPWRYLLYPGELFWTEEGFRFSWRVMLMEKAGYAEFKVVDAKTGKRFYVDNSDFLTPFQEKQMSFQPDFIIEYAHFLAEHFRKDGHKNIEVYVDSYVGLNGRKSTPYISPDVNLLNFADSFEHKIFILPFEDEIKGL, via the coding sequence ATGAATTTTTCAATCTCAAAATATCTCAATTCTTATACCGAAGCGGCTCCACTGGCAGTTTTTAGGATAGGATTTGGAATCATGATGTTCGCCAGCATCGTTCGATTCTGGCTGAACGGATGGATTGAAAAACTTTATATAACTCCAAAATTTCATTTTAGTTATTATGGATTTGAATGGGTGAAACCGCTTGGCGATTTCACCTATTTACTTTTTATAATATGTGGTCTGGCCGCACTCTTTGCGGCGATAGGTTATAAATACAGAATTGCGATAATTACGTTTTTTCTGAGTTTCACCTATATAGAACTCATGGATAAGACTACCTATCTTAACCATTACTATTTCATTAGTATCTTAAGTTTTCTACTGATCTTCCTGCCTGCCAATGCTTATTTCTCCCTGGACGCCTGGAAGAATCCTAAAATATCTTTTCAAAAAATTCCCCGTTGGTGTATAGATTCAATCAAATTATTGCTGACCATCGTGTATTTCTATGCGGGATTGGCTAAATTTAATTCAGACTGGTTGTTTAAAGCGATGCCATTAAAGATCTGGCTTCCTTCAAAATACGACCTTCCGCTGCTTGGAGATTTGATGCAACAGGAATGGATAGCGTATGTTTTCAGCTGGAGTGGGATGTTATATGATCTATTCATCCCTTTTTTATTGCTTTACAGTAGAACACGCTTAATGGCATTTCTTGCCGTGATCATATTTCATGTTATGACGCGCGTTCTGTTTCCTATAGGGATGTTTCCTTATATCATGATCGTTAGCGCATTGATATTCTTCAGTCCTAAAGTGCATCATCAAATTTTGAATAAAATTTCCTCCTGGTTTAAGATCAAGAAGACGACATTTGACAATACCAGGTTATTTTTTAATAAGCCTCAAAAGAGAAAACTTCTCACCTCTGTGGTGGCCACTTTTTTTATTATTCAGTTGTTGCTTCCGTGGAGATATTTATTATATCCTGGAGAATTATTCTGGACAGAAGAGGGTTTCCGATTTTCATGGAGGGTAATGCTGATGGAAAAAGCAGGTTATGCCGAATTTAAAGTGGTGGATGCCAAAACGGGAAAACGCTTTTATGTTGATAATTCAGATTTTCTGACTCCCTTTCAGGAGAAACAAATGTCTTTTCAGCCAGATTTTATAATAGAATATGCCCATTTCCTAGCCGAACATTTCCGTAAAGATGGTCATAAGAATATTGAAGTTTATGTAGATAGTTATGTAGGCTTAAATGGCAGAAAAAGTACTCCCTATATAAGCCCCGACGTTAATTTGCTTAATTTCGCGGACTCGTTTGAACACAAAATATTTATTTTACCCTTCGAAGATGAAATTAAAGGTCTTTAG
- a CDS encoding imelysin family protein: MKISKIVLLACLVLAACSTEDEGGDTGGDNTNDTFDRGEMLANWADNIILPSYEDFYTKTQKLETLAQAFVEDPGNTELTALRAQFELSYRSFQSVSMFDIGKAEELNYRSFLNTYPLNASELDSKLASGTYNLKLPSSYDEQGFPALDYLLFGLASTKEETLLKYTSDEDAENKKVYLLEVVKRINALTAEVTASWQGDYRDAFVNNTSSSSTGSVDRLTNKYVMYFEKFLRSGKIGFPSGAITGTPSPINVEAYYSDDFSRELYLEALKSSKDFYIGKYFGSSQSGESFHTYLEALDRGDLASDILSQFNAISSESGDLDSSLRNQVETDNVLMLEVHDELQKEVVLLKLDMLQALSISVDYVDSDGD; the protein is encoded by the coding sequence ATGAAGATTTCAAAAATAGTATTATTGGCCTGTCTTGTACTTGCAGCCTGTTCCACTGAAGATGAAGGAGGAGATACCGGTGGTGATAACACAAATGATACTTTTGATCGTGGTGAAATGCTTGCTAATTGGGCAGATAATATTATTCTTCCTTCTTATGAAGATTTCTATACGAAAACTCAAAAACTCGAAACTCTTGCCCAGGCTTTTGTAGAAGATCCTGGAAACACTGAGCTTACGGCTCTTAGAGCTCAGTTTGAGCTTTCTTATAGATCTTTCCAAAGTGTATCTATGTTTGATATCGGGAAAGCCGAGGAGTTGAACTATAGAAGTTTTCTAAATACGTATCCTTTAAATGCAAGTGAGCTTGATTCTAAACTGGCATCTGGCACCTATAATCTCAAATTACCGTCAAGTTATGATGAGCAGGGTTTTCCTGCGCTGGACTATCTTTTATTTGGTTTAGCATCTACCAAAGAAGAAACATTGTTAAAATATACTTCTGATGAAGACGCAGAGAACAAGAAAGTATATCTCCTGGAGGTGGTTAAGCGTATAAATGCACTTACTGCAGAGGTTACAGCTTCATGGCAGGGTGATTACAGGGATGCTTTTGTAAATAATACAAGCTCTTCAAGTACCGGTTCGGTAGATCGTTTAACAAATAAATATGTTATGTATTTTGAAAAATTCTTACGTTCGGGTAAAATAGGATTTCCTTCCGGGGCGATTACGGGAACACCTTCTCCAATAAATGTAGAAGCGTATTATTCCGATGATTTTTCACGTGAACTTTACCTTGAAGCTTTAAAAAGTAGTAAAGATTTCTATATCGGAAAATATTTTGGAAGCAGTCAATCTGGAGAAAGCTTTCATACATACCTTGAAGCACTGGATCGAGGAGATTTAGCTAGTGATATTTTATCACAATTCAATGCTATAAGTTCTGAATCTGGAGATTTGGATTCAAGTCTTAGAAATCAGGTGGAAACTGATAATGTTCTTATGCTGGAAGTTCATGACGAATTACAAAAAGAAGTGGTGCTTTTAAAATTAGATATGCTTCAGGCACTGTCTATTAGTGTGGATTATGTAGATTCAGACGGAGATTAG
- a CDS encoding DUF4856 domain-containing protein, with amino-acid sequence MKKLLFSAVLAGATLMSCSSDDDSLSPEGENNIDNPTTYKFERNNSSTVDFNGQTTRLQMSAELLSNFNDFDNASETLLLNMFANENAPFENTSLNESSKSIKSKVAASSFYFSTNTVESTEIKNDFESFISGQMNTVKPNKDQLAEAGVAGQIADGDGVRYVNEKGLEYNQAFAKGLIGALLLDQIANNYLSVAVLDEADNKANNDAEITEEGKSYTTMEHKWDEAYGYLYGDPSIPSATPNSLLNESDDRLLFSYLGQVDEDEDFAGIAEETFEAFKKGRAAIVAGNYSVRNEQIAIIRQNLSKVIGVRAVHYLQGGKAKLQEENYGSAFHELSEGFGFIYSLRFTHNPSNGAPYVSKAQIDTINEQLLSGNGFWEVSPEMLDSISEEIAAGFDFSVEEAAE; translated from the coding sequence ATGAAAAAACTGTTATTTTCAGCAGTATTAGCCGGAGCTACATTAATGTCATGTTCTTCTGATGATGATTCATTAAGCCCGGAAGGAGAAAACAATATAGATAACCCCACAACTTATAAGTTTGAGAGAAACAATAGTTCAACTGTAGACTTCAACGGTCAAACAACAAGACTACAAATGTCTGCGGAACTTCTTTCAAATTTCAATGATTTTGACAATGCTTCAGAAACTTTGTTGTTGAATATGTTCGCAAATGAGAATGCTCCGTTTGAGAATACAAGCTTAAACGAATCTTCAAAAAGTATAAAATCTAAAGTAGCAGCTTCAAGCTTCTATTTTTCAACCAATACTGTTGAAAGTACAGAGATTAAAAATGATTTTGAATCATTTATTTCCGGACAGATGAACACCGTAAAGCCTAATAAAGATCAGCTTGCTGAGGCTGGTGTTGCAGGTCAGATTGCTGATGGTGATGGAGTTCGTTATGTAAACGAAAAAGGTTTAGAGTATAACCAGGCTTTTGCAAAAGGTTTGATAGGTGCACTCTTGTTAGACCAGATCGCTAACAATTACCTTTCTGTAGCGGTTCTTGACGAAGCAGACAACAAGGCTAATAATGACGCTGAAATTACTGAAGAAGGAAAGTCTTATACCACTATGGAGCACAAATGGGATGAAGCATATGGCTATCTGTACGGAGATCCTTCAATTCCCAGCGCAACACCTAACAGTTTATTAAATGAAAGTGATGACCGTCTACTTTTCAGTTATTTGGGTCAGGTAGATGAAGATGAAGATTTTGCCGGGATCGCTGAAGAAACTTTTGAAGCTTTTAAAAAGGGTAGAGCCGCTATTGTAGCCGGAAATTATTCTGTAAGAAATGAGCAGATTGCGATTATTCGTCAAAACCTTTCAAAAGTAATTGGAGTACGTGCAGTACATTATTTACAAGGAGGAAAAGCGAAGCTGCAGGAAGAAAATTATGGCAGCGCTTTTCATGAGCTTTCAGAAGGATTCGGATTTATTTATAGCCTTAGGTTTACGCATAATCCTTCAAACGGAGCTCCTTATGTTTCAAAAGCACAAATTGATACAATTAATGAGCAGCTGCTTTCAGGAAATGGATTTTGGGAGGTTAGCCCGGAAATGTTAGATAGTATTTCCGAAGAAATAGCCGCAGGCTTCGACTTTAGTGTTGAGGAAGCTGCAGAGTAA
- a CDS encoding hydroxymethylglutaryl-CoA lyase, which yields MGKVKLIECPRDAMQGIRDFIPTEKKAQYIQSLLRCGFDTIDFGSFVSPKAIPQMKDTADLLSRLDLSTTTSKLLAIVANTRGAEDASKFEEIDYLGYPFSISENFQMRNTHKTIAESVEVLQQILNIADASGKEVVAYLSMGFGNPYGDPWNVEIVGEWTEKLSAMGVKILSLSDTVGTSTPEIIDYLFSNLIPKYPNIEFGAHLHTTPSRWHEKIDAAYKAGCYRFDGAIQGFGGCPMAKDELTGNMPSEKMLSYFNSVKADTNVKMTSFESSYNEASKIFNSYH from the coding sequence ATGGGTAAAGTAAAGCTTATTGAGTGTCCCCGTGACGCGATGCAGGGAATTCGGGATTTTATCCCCACTGAAAAGAAGGCACAATATATACAGTCTTTGTTACGCTGTGGTTTTGATACTATAGACTTTGGAAGTTTTGTATCCCCCAAAGCGATTCCCCAGATGAAAGATACCGCCGATTTACTTTCCCGGTTAGATCTATCCACAACTACTAGCAAATTGCTTGCGATTGTTGCGAATACCCGCGGAGCTGAGGATGCTTCTAAATTTGAAGAAATAGATTATTTAGGGTATCCATTTTCTATTTCTGAAAACTTCCAGATGCGTAATACACATAAAACCATTGCAGAGTCTGTGGAGGTCTTGCAACAGATTTTAAATATTGCCGATGCCAGCGGAAAAGAAGTAGTCGCTTATTTAAGTATGGGGTTTGGAAATCCTTATGGAGATCCGTGGAATGTGGAGATCGTAGGGGAGTGGACAGAAAAACTCTCAGCAATGGGTGTGAAGATCCTGTCTTTATCTGACACCGTAGGAACTTCAACTCCCGAAATTATAGATTATCTCTTTTCTAACCTTATACCGAAATATCCAAATATCGAGTTTGGTGCCCATTTACATACCACACCTTCCAGATGGCATGAGAAAATTGATGCGGCATACAAAGCCGGATGTTATAGATTTGACGGTGCTATTCAGGGATTTGGTGGCTGCCCGATGGCTAAAGATGAACTCACCGGAAATATGCCTTCAGAAAAAATGCTCTCTTATTTTAATTCTGTGAAAGCTGATACCAATGTGAAAATGACGAGTTTTGAATCTTCTTATAATGAAGCCTCTAAAATTTTTAATTCGTATCATTAA
- a CDS encoding LysE family translocator, translated as MLDQIIPFLTASILLTFSPGPDIIYVLVRSIAYGSKQGIVSALGLVGGILIHTSLVAFGVSAIIKQSDNVFLLIKILGAVYLLYLAYQVYKSDPEIAFSSEKISDKSMLSLFKQGFIMNVLNPKVGIFFLAFFPGFLWEPDGNTILQFYILGMLFMLQAFIIFTGVAMLAEKISAYIKSHPKSGIFLKWMQVVIFILIAVLILL; from the coding sequence ATGTTAGACCAAATCATTCCCTTTTTAACTGCGTCTATTCTTCTCACATTTTCCCCTGGCCCGGATATTATATACGTTTTAGTACGTTCTATTGCCTATGGAAGTAAGCAGGGAATTGTTAGTGCACTTGGCCTGGTGGGTGGGATCCTTATCCATACCAGTCTGGTGGCTTTTGGTGTTTCGGCAATTATCAAACAATCTGACAATGTTTTCTTGTTGATTAAAATTCTCGGTGCGGTTTATTTGCTGTATCTGGCATATCAGGTTTATAAAAGTGATCCTGAAATTGCTTTTTCTTCAGAAAAGATTAGCGATAAAAGTATGCTTAGTTTATTTAAGCAGGGATTTATTATGAATGTATTAAATCCCAAGGTAGGGATTTTCTTTCTGGCGTTTTTCCCGGGTTTTCTCTGGGAACCAGACGGAAATACCATCCTTCAATTCTACATTCTGGGAATGCTTTTTATGTTGCAGGCATTCATTATTTTTACTGGAGTTGCCATGTTAGCTGAAAAAATTTCGGCCTATATCAAATCACATCCTAAGTCGGGCATTTTTTTAAAATGGATGCAGGTAGTGATTTTTATTTTAATAGCGGTTCTTATTCTGCTATAA
- a CDS encoding quinone-dependent dihydroorotate dehydrogenase yields MYKSLIRPTLFKFDPEEIHYFTFNFLRKFCKIPGATSYLKSKFQVKDARLEREVFGLKFKNPVGLAAGFDKDAKLYNELSSLGFGFIEVGTVTPKPQPGNDKKRLFRLKEDSAIINRMGFNNEGVEATVNRLKSNKNVLIGGNIGKNKATPNEHAVEDYTYSFEALFDYVNYFVVNVSSPNTPNLRELQDKEPLKDLLNTLQKKNEQKKRPKPILLKIAPDLTDEQLMDIIEIVQETKIAGVIATNTTISREGLKSENKNEMGGLSGKPLTKRSTEVIRFLSEKSNKAFPIIGVGGIHTAEDAIEKLEAGASLVQLYTGFIYEGPALIKDINQKILEKGL; encoded by the coding sequence ATGTACAAATCACTTATAAGACCTACACTTTTCAAATTTGATCCTGAAGAGATACATTATTTTACATTTAATTTTTTGAGAAAGTTTTGTAAAATTCCGGGGGCGACCTCTTATTTGAAATCTAAATTTCAGGTGAAAGATGCCCGATTGGAAAGGGAGGTTTTCGGATTAAAATTTAAAAACCCGGTGGGCCTCGCTGCTGGTTTTGATAAGGACGCTAAGCTATATAACGAATTATCCTCCTTAGGTTTTGGATTTATTGAAGTTGGCACAGTAACACCGAAACCTCAGCCGGGAAATGATAAAAAAAGATTATTCCGGTTAAAAGAAGACTCTGCTATTATCAATAGAATGGGCTTTAATAACGAAGGCGTCGAAGCTACCGTGAATCGTTTAAAAAGTAACAAGAATGTGCTTATCGGTGGTAATATTGGTAAAAATAAAGCGACTCCTAACGAGCATGCAGTAGAGGATTATACTTATAGTTTTGAAGCACTATTTGATTATGTAAACTATTTCGTGGTAAATGTAAGTTCTCCAAATACGCCAAATTTGCGTGAACTTCAGGACAAAGAGCCTCTAAAGGATTTGCTGAATACGCTTCAGAAAAAAAACGAACAAAAGAAAAGACCGAAACCAATATTATTAAAAATAGCTCCAGATCTCACCGATGAGCAATTAATGGATATTATCGAAATTGTTCAGGAAACAAAGATCGCCGGAGTGATCGCTACCAATACCACCATTTCCAGGGAGGGTTTAAAGTCGGAGAATAAGAATGAAATGGGCGGACTCAGCGGTAAACCACTCACTAAAAGATCTACTGAGGTGATTCGTTTTCTTTCCGAAAAAAGTAATAAAGCTTTTCCTATAATTGGAGTTGGCGGGATTCATACTGCAGAAGATGCTATAGAAAAACTGGAGGCCGGCGCAAGTCTGGTTCAACTTTATACTGGATTTATCTACGAGGGTCCGGCCCTGATCAAAGACATCAATCAGAAAATATTGGAAAAAGGTCTTTAA